The Bradyrhizobium ottawaense genome window below encodes:
- a CDS encoding MexW/MexI family multidrug efflux RND transporter permease subunit, with protein MRFTDIFIKRPVLSVVVSLLILLIGLRAAMVLPIRQYPKLSNTVINITTVYPGASADLIQGFITTPIEQAVASAEGVDYMTSSSVLGTSTIQVYIKLNFDPNQALTEVLAKTNSVKYLIPKESNDPIVTKTTGQTTAVMYLGFSSEELSGSAISDYLTRVVQPVLSTVDGVASADILGGQTFAMRLWLDPLKMAGRNVSPADVAAAIQANNFQSAAGQTKGYLIVSNISTNTSLTDVNQFRKMIVKAKDGGFVRMEDIATVELAAQSTDASVAFNGEHAIFIGVNATPQGNPLTLVKGVRALFPELERNLPPSMKMKVAYDSTKFIQSSIDEVEKTLGEAVIIVIVVIFLFLASLRSVIIPVVTIPLSMIGVCTLMLALGFSFNLLTLLAMVLAIGLVVDDAIVVVENIHRHLEEGKTPVQASLEGAREIVGPIISMTITLAAVYAPIGFLGGLTGSLFREFAFTLAGSVIVSGVIALTLSPMMCSVLLKNTEEGRFAKLVNKVFGALTRWYGRRLDRSLDYKAITGLFAITILGLVGFLYMHTSKELAPEEDQGIVFAVTKAPKYANIDYVDFYGEKLDKEFEKFPETDLRFVLNGINGPQGGIAGMLLKPWDERKRSAIQLKPLVQAELSKIEGVQAFAFNLPPLPGGPGGLPVQMVINSTAGFQTVFEQMEKLKDSARKSGMFIVSDSDLAYNQPNVEVTIDRTKAQDLGVNMQNLGSTLAVLLGGNYINRFNLEGRSYQVIPQVPRSSRLSPESLGGYYVTTNTGQQLPLSTVVSVKTKTAPNSLTHYNQLNSATFSAVPMPGVTVGAAVDFLESEAKKLPQGFSHDYLADSRQYVQEGNQLAITFGFALIIIFLVLAAQFESLRDPLVIMISVPMAIVGALIPLFFGVATMNIYTQVGLLTLVGLITKHGILMVEFANELQVNERLDRRSAIEMSARIRLRPILMTTAAMVTGLIPLLTATGAGAASRFSIGLVVVAGMSIGTLFTLFVLPAVYVVLATDHRAAADSERNKQVNELDLGSKALRPT; from the coding sequence AGCGACCGGTCCTGTCGGTCGTCGTCAGCCTGCTGATCCTGCTGATCGGCCTGCGCGCGGCGATGGTGCTGCCGATCCGGCAATATCCCAAGCTTTCGAACACGGTCATCAACATCACGACCGTCTATCCCGGCGCGTCCGCGGACCTGATCCAGGGCTTCATCACGACGCCGATCGAGCAGGCCGTCGCCTCGGCTGAAGGCGTCGACTACATGACCTCGTCCTCGGTGCTCGGTACCTCGACGATCCAGGTGTACATCAAGCTGAATTTCGATCCGAACCAGGCGCTCACCGAGGTGCTGGCCAAGACGAATTCGGTCAAATATCTGATCCCGAAGGAATCCAACGACCCGATCGTGACCAAGACCACGGGCCAGACCACGGCCGTGATGTATCTCGGCTTTTCGTCCGAAGAGCTGTCGGGCTCGGCGATCTCGGATTATCTGACGCGCGTGGTGCAGCCGGTGTTGTCGACGGTCGACGGCGTCGCCTCGGCCGACATTCTCGGCGGCCAGACCTTTGCAATGCGGCTGTGGCTCGATCCCTTGAAGATGGCGGGCCGCAACGTGTCGCCGGCCGACGTCGCCGCGGCGATCCAGGCCAACAACTTCCAGTCCGCGGCGGGGCAGACCAAGGGCTATCTGATCGTTTCCAACATTTCCACGAACACAAGCCTCACTGACGTCAACCAGTTCCGGAAGATGATCGTCAAGGCCAAGGACGGCGGCTTCGTCCGGATGGAGGACATCGCCACGGTCGAGCTGGCCGCGCAGAGCACGGATGCGAGCGTCGCCTTCAACGGCGAGCATGCGATCTTCATCGGCGTGAACGCGACGCCGCAAGGCAACCCGCTGACTCTGGTCAAGGGCGTGCGCGCGCTGTTCCCGGAGCTCGAGCGCAATCTGCCGCCGTCGATGAAGATGAAGGTTGCCTACGATTCGACCAAGTTCATCCAGTCCTCGATCGACGAGGTCGAGAAGACGCTGGGCGAAGCCGTGATCATCGTGATCGTGGTCATCTTCCTGTTCCTGGCCTCGCTCCGCTCGGTCATCATTCCGGTTGTCACGATTCCGCTGTCGATGATCGGCGTCTGCACCCTGATGCTGGCGCTAGGCTTCAGCTTCAACCTGCTGACGCTGCTGGCGATGGTGCTGGCGATCGGCCTCGTGGTCGACGACGCCATCGTCGTGGTAGAGAACATCCATCGCCATCTGGAGGAGGGCAAGACGCCGGTCCAGGCGTCGCTGGAAGGGGCGCGTGAAATCGTCGGCCCGATCATCTCGATGACCATCACGCTCGCCGCGGTGTACGCGCCGATCGGCTTCCTTGGCGGCCTCACCGGTTCGCTGTTCCGCGAGTTCGCTTTCACGCTTGCGGGATCAGTGATCGTGTCGGGCGTGATCGCGCTGACGCTGTCGCCGATGATGTGCTCGGTGCTGCTCAAGAACACCGAAGAAGGCCGCTTCGCCAAGCTCGTCAACAAGGTGTTCGGCGCGCTGACGCGATGGTACGGCCGCAGGCTCGACCGTTCGCTGGATTACAAGGCGATTACCGGCCTGTTCGCGATCACGATCCTCGGGCTCGTCGGCTTCCTCTATATGCACACCTCGAAAGAGCTGGCGCCTGAAGAAGACCAGGGCATCGTGTTCGCGGTGACCAAGGCGCCGAAATACGCCAATATCGATTATGTCGATTTCTATGGCGAGAAGCTCGACAAGGAATTCGAGAAATTCCCCGAGACCGATCTGCGCTTCGTGCTGAACGGCATCAACGGTCCGCAGGGCGGCATCGCCGGCATGCTGCTCAAGCCCTGGGACGAGCGCAAACGTTCGGCGATCCAGCTGAAGCCGCTGGTGCAGGCCGAACTCTCCAAGATCGAGGGCGTGCAGGCGTTCGCGTTCAACCTGCCGCCGCTGCCGGGCGGACCGGGCGGTCTGCCGGTGCAGATGGTGATCAATTCCACCGCGGGTTTCCAGACGGTCTTCGAGCAGATGGAGAAGCTGAAGGACTCTGCGCGCAAGAGCGGCATGTTCATCGTCTCCGACAGCGATCTCGCCTACAACCAGCCGAACGTGGAGGTCACGATCGACCGTACCAAGGCGCAGGATCTCGGCGTCAACATGCAGAACCTCGGCAGCACGCTGGCCGTGCTGCTGGGCGGCAACTACATCAACCGCTTCAATCTCGAGGGCCGTTCCTATCAGGTGATCCCGCAGGTGCCGCGCAGCAGCCGGCTGTCGCCGGAATCGCTCGGTGGCTATTACGTGACGACCAACACGGGCCAGCAGCTGCCACTGTCGACCGTGGTCTCAGTCAAGACCAAGACCGCCCCGAATTCGCTGACCCACTACAACCAGCTCAATTCGGCGACGTTCTCGGCCGTGCCGATGCCCGGCGTGACCGTCGGTGCGGCGGTCGACTTCCTCGAAAGCGAGGCCAAGAAGCTGCCGCAAGGCTTCAGCCACGACTATCTCGCGGACTCCCGGCAGTACGTGCAGGAAGGCAATCAGCTCGCGATCACCTTCGGCTTCGCGCTGATCATCATCTTCCTGGTGCTGGCTGCGCAGTTCGAGAGCTTGCGTGACCCGTTGGTGATCATGATCTCGGTGCCGATGGCGATCGTCGGTGCGCTGATCCCGCTGTTCTTCGGCGTGGCGACCATGAACATCTATACCCAGGTCGGTCTGCTCACCCTGGTCGGCCTGATCACCAAGCACGGCATCCTGATGGTGGAGTTCGCCAACGAGCTCCAGGTCAACGAGCGGCTCGACCGCCGCTCTGCCATCGAAATGTCAGCCCGCATCCGCCTGCGGCCGATCCTGATGACGACGGCCGCGATGGTGACCGGCCTGATCCCGCTCCTGACCGCAACCGGCGCGGGGGCGGCCAGCCGCTTCTCGATCGGCCTGGTCGTCGTCGCCGGCATGTCGATCGGCACGCTGTTCACGCTGTTCGTGCTGCCCGCGGTCTACGTGGTGCTGGCGACCGACCATCGCGCGGCGGCCGATTCCGAGCGGAACAAGCAGGTCAACGAGCTCGACCTCGGCTCCAAGGCCCTGCGGCCGACCTGA